A genome region from Rhodanobacter thiooxydans includes the following:
- a CDS encoding glycosyltransferase family 2 protein: MGREALSVVVTTFNSAGTLDACLRGVAWADEIVVLDSGSTDATAAIAAHYGARLHAQPFAGYSAQKQAAIDLASHRWVLLLDSDESLEADATAPLQRALLAPDCAGYQLWRREWQFWRWQSRRGRLNHYVRLFDRQRARMSDHEVHEEVQVDGPVGVLDVVIDHHGEPDVAGRVAKANRYSSLQQADLAKRRVGWLRLRMVAYPTVAFLRYYVLRGHWRSGWAGFIAARIHAFYAFLKYAKLYERRRPRD; encoded by the coding sequence ATGGGGCGTGAAGCGCTGTCGGTGGTGGTGACCACCTTCAACAGCGCCGGCACGCTCGACGCCTGCCTGCGCGGGGTGGCCTGGGCCGACGAGATCGTGGTGCTGGACTCGGGCTCGACCGACGCCACCGCGGCGATCGCCGCGCACTACGGCGCGCGCCTCCACGCGCAGCCGTTCGCCGGCTACAGCGCACAGAAGCAGGCGGCGATCGACCTGGCCAGCCACCGTTGGGTGTTGCTGCTGGATTCCGACGAATCGCTCGAGGCGGACGCCACGGCGCCCCTGCAGCGGGCGCTGCTCGCGCCGGACTGCGCGGGCTACCAGTTGTGGCGGCGCGAGTGGCAGTTCTGGCGCTGGCAGTCGCGGCGCGGCCGACTCAACCACTACGTGCGCCTGTTCGACCGGCAGCGTGCGCGCATGAGCGACCATGAAGTGCACGAGGAAGTGCAGGTGGACGGCCCGGTGGGCGTGCTCGACGTGGTCATCGACCACCACGGCGAGCCCGACGTCGCCGGCCGCGTGGCCAAGGCGAACCGCTACTCCAGCCTGCAGCAGGCCGACCTGGCCAAACGCCGGGTCGGCTGGCTGCGGCTGCGCATGGTGGCGTATCCGACGGTGGCGTTCCTGCGCTACTACGTACTGCGCGGGCACTGGCGCTCCGGTTGGGCCGGCTTCATCGCGGCGCGCATCCATGCGTTCTACGCGTTCCTGAAGTACGCCAAGCTGTACGAGCGACGACGGCCGCGGGACTGA
- a CDS encoding mitochondrial fission ELM1 family protein: MLKLRGECWVITDSAAGNQRQALALAEYLQLPLRHLVLQPRAPWAWLAPRLTLGGRLALPARQRRLFAPPWPAVAIGCGRAAALCTRLLRRLADGRCYTVQILDPRIDPAHWDAVIAPRHDQLDGPNVLQPLGSLNPVDEEWLADGRDACPRFAELPSPRVGVLLGGPRRGIALDADYARQLAAHLLERQRHGGGSLLVLGSRRTPPALVEVFRRALRDVPGLLWAGPDDGRNPYPGVLGWADRLVVTPDSVNMLSEACAVGCPVETLVTAPLPAKLARFHQSLREAGRLRGLDDDAPARPPSPLRETVAIAAALRERMARQQAAQLAD; the protein is encoded by the coding sequence ATGTTGAAACTGCGCGGCGAATGCTGGGTGATCACCGACAGCGCCGCCGGCAACCAGCGCCAGGCGCTGGCGTTGGCCGAATACCTGCAACTGCCGCTGCGCCACCTGGTGCTGCAGCCGCGGGCACCGTGGGCGTGGCTGGCGCCGCGGCTGACCCTGGGTGGCCGGCTCGCCCTGCCCGCCCGCCAGCGGCGACTGTTCGCGCCACCGTGGCCGGCCGTGGCGATCGGCTGCGGTCGCGCCGCCGCGCTGTGCACCCGCCTGCTGCGCCGGCTGGCCGATGGCCGCTGCTACACGGTGCAGATCCTGGACCCGCGCATCGACCCCGCGCACTGGGACGCAGTGATCGCACCCCGCCATGACCAGCTCGACGGCCCCAACGTGCTGCAGCCGCTGGGCTCGCTGAACCCGGTCGACGAGGAGTGGCTGGCCGACGGCCGCGACGCCTGCCCCCGCTTTGCCGAGTTGCCGTCGCCGCGCGTGGGCGTGCTGCTCGGCGGTCCGCGCCGCGGCATCGCGCTGGACGCCGACTACGCCCGCCAGCTGGCCGCACACCTGCTCGAACGCCAGCGCCACGGAGGCGGCAGCCTGCTGGTGCTGGGTTCGCGCCGCACCCCACCGGCGCTGGTCGAGGTGTTTCGCCGTGCCTTGCGCGACGTGCCCGGCCTGCTCTGGGCCGGCCCCGACGACGGCCGCAATCCCTACCCCGGCGTGCTCGGCTGGGCCGACCGGCTGGTGGTCACGCCCGATTCGGTGAACATGCTCTCGGAGGCCTGCGCCGTCGGCTGCCCGGTCGAGACCCTGGTCACCGCGCCGCTGCCGGCGAAGCTTGCGCGCTTCCACCAATCGCTGCGCGAAGCTGGCCGGCTGCGTGGCCTCGACGACGACGCGCCGGCGCGGCCACCGTCACCGCTGCGCGAAACGGTCGCGATCGCCGCTGCGCTGCGGGAGCGGATGGCACGGCAACAGGCGGCACAACTGGCGGATTGA
- a CDS encoding glycosyltransferase family 4 protein, translated as MKLLFVGTNPENTGAASHFVALAQAMAVAGHQVGAVVYPNGLIWQGLAGSDVRLSKAKFRNAFDLRGYLAVIRAARQLKPDWLVGNFGKEYWPLILIGRLLRIPVALFRHRTPPMKRLSGWLIPRLAQRFLAVSEHARQAYLDRGVPGHLVRVLYNPVNTELCRPDPQRRREILRALGLDEQAIVLGYSGRMHGGKGIFPLFEAASAAMAQQPRLHCLWLGDGPDAAALRERAAADPTADRHHFLGWIPDVLPYYSAMSMLAFPSVATETFGRVSVEAQAAGVPVLGSDIGGIPETLQAGVTGLLLPPGDVAAWREAILKLCDPALLASMGTAARDYVEQHFSMLVIADRFLQILSGD; from the coding sequence GTGAAGCTGCTCTTCGTCGGCACCAATCCCGAGAACACCGGCGCCGCCAGCCACTTCGTCGCCCTGGCGCAGGCGATGGCCGTGGCCGGTCATCAGGTCGGCGCAGTGGTCTACCCCAACGGACTGATCTGGCAGGGGCTGGCCGGCTCGGATGTCCGCCTGAGCAAGGCGAAGTTCCGCAACGCGTTCGACCTGCGCGGCTATCTCGCCGTCATCAGGGCGGCGCGGCAGCTGAAACCGGACTGGCTGGTGGGCAATTTCGGCAAGGAGTACTGGCCGCTGATCCTGATCGGGCGGCTGCTGCGCATTCCGGTGGCGCTGTTCCGGCATCGCACGCCGCCGATGAAGCGCCTTTCCGGCTGGCTGATCCCGCGCCTCGCGCAACGCTTCCTCGCCGTCTCCGAGCATGCGCGCCAGGCCTATCTGGACCGGGGCGTCCCCGGCCATCTGGTGCGGGTGCTCTACAACCCGGTCAACACGGAACTGTGCCGGCCCGACCCGCAGCGGCGCCGTGAGATCCTGCGCGCGCTTGGCCTGGACGAGCAGGCGATCGTACTCGGCTACAGCGGCCGCATGCATGGCGGCAAGGGCATCTTCCCGCTGTTCGAGGCGGCCAGCGCGGCAATGGCGCAGCAGCCGCGGCTGCATTGCCTGTGGCTGGGCGACGGCCCGGATGCCGCGGCGCTGCGCGAACGCGCCGCAGCGGACCCTACCGCGGACCGGCACCACTTCCTGGGCTGGATCCCCGACGTGCTGCCGTATTACAGCGCGATGTCGATGCTGGCCTTCCCGTCGGTCGCCACGGAAACCTTCGGGCGCGTCTCGGTCGAGGCGCAAGCCGCCGGCGTCCCGGTGCTGGGCAGCGACATCGGCGGGATACCCGAGACGCTGCAGGCCGGCGTGACCGGCCTGCTGCTGCCGCCGGGCGACGTGGCGGCGTGGCGCGAGGCAATCCTGAAGCTGTGCGATCCGGCGCTGCTGGCGTCGATGGGCACCGCCGCGCGCGACTACGTGGAGCAGCACTTCAGCATGCTGGTGATCGCCGACCGCTTCCTGCAGATCCTGAGCGGCGACTGA
- a CDS encoding Yip1 family protein, with translation MGIAGMLLHYVLALVPVYVVALIVNALAPTFGGEKDMNQALKAVAYAWTASRVAGSGVIGPWLGLPIVLIGGVYSIYLLYLGLPHTIKCPPEKAGGYAAVSVISATVLGWIVGLVVAGVIGTAALTGAAVGGMHVTGSSGAGGFMSLASAMAPEEEKQTEHGYEKTYGANGNLVHEEWDTQSKYGE, from the coding sequence ATGGGCATCGCCGGCATGCTGCTGCACTACGTGCTGGCGCTGGTGCCGGTCTACGTGGTGGCGTTGATCGTCAACGCGCTGGCGCCGACCTTCGGCGGCGAGAAGGACATGAACCAGGCGCTGAAGGCGGTGGCCTACGCATGGACCGCCAGCCGGGTTGCCGGCAGCGGCGTGATCGGGCCCTGGCTGGGCCTGCCGATCGTGCTGATCGGCGGTGTCTACAGCATCTACCTGCTGTATCTGGGCCTGCCGCACACCATCAAGTGCCCACCGGAGAAAGCCGGCGGCTACGCCGCGGTCAGCGTGATCAGCGCGACCGTGCTGGGCTGGATCGTCGGCTTGGTCGTTGCCGGCGTGATCGGCACTGCCGCGCTGACCGGCGCGGCGGTCGGCGGCATGCATGTCACCGGCAGCAGCGGCGCCGGGGGCTTTATGTCGCTGGCCTCCGCGATGGCGCCGGAAGAGGAGAAGCAGACCGAGCACGGCTACGAGAAGACCTACGGCGCCAATGGCAACCTGGTCCACGAGGAATGGGACACCCAGTCGAAGTACGGTGAGTAA
- a CDS encoding YceI family protein — protein sequence MRALKYLALAGLLGAAVSVQAAPVTYKLDPAHTMVLFSWNHFGYSNPTANLGLGEGTLVFDEQHPANSSVEVKLPLDLLDTHVPALDEHLKKADFLDAAQYPVVTFKSTAVQALGANKFKVSGNLTVHGVTKPVVLAATLNKIGPHPMTKAPSVGFDATASIKRSEFGVAGYVPNVGDELTIRITTEASVPKQAAAK from the coding sequence ATGCGCGCATTGAAGTATCTCGCTCTCGCCGGCCTGCTCGGCGCCGCCGTGTCGGTCCAGGCCGCCCCGGTCACCTACAAGCTCGACCCTGCCCACACGATGGTGCTGTTCAGCTGGAACCACTTCGGCTACTCCAACCCCACCGCCAACCTCGGCCTGGGCGAGGGCACCCTGGTGTTCGACGAGCAGCACCCGGCCAACTCCAGCGTGGAGGTGAAGCTGCCGCTCGACCTGCTCGACACCCATGTGCCGGCGCTGGACGAGCACCTGAAGAAGGCGGACTTCCTCGACGCCGCCCAGTATCCGGTGGTGACCTTCAAGAGCACCGCCGTGCAGGCGCTCGGCGCCAACAAGTTCAAGGTCAGCGGCAACCTCACCGTGCACGGCGTGACCAAGCCGGTGGTGCTCGCCGCGACACTGAACAAGATCGGCCCGCACCCGATGACCAAGGCGCCCTCGGTCGGCTTCGACGCCACCGCCAGCATCAAGCGCTCGGAGTTCGGTGTCGCCGGCTATGTGCCGAACGTCGGCGACGAGCTGACCATCCGCATCACCACCGAGGCCTCGGTGCCGAAGCAGGCCGCGGCCAAGTAA
- a CDS encoding glycosyltransferase — MSSMVVPVKLLTVVQLIPALHSGGAERSALEIARGLVQAGHRSVVISAGGRLVAQLQAEGSEHITLDLGRKSLGTLGRLGALRRALRELKPDIVHARSRLPAWMGWWALKGMTPRPHFVTTVHGLNSPGRYSAILLRGERVIAVSQTLRDYVLSHYRWLEPGKVRVIPRGIDPLTFTYGHRPDDAWQKAFFAEFPALAGAPLLTLPGRGTRLKGHHDAVELLADLKRRGIEARLLLLGVVEPGREAYVAELRELIRVRGVASQVVLTPSRDDVRDIYAISALVLQLSNRPESFGRTVIEALSLCRPVLGYAHGGVGELLAELYPAGRVPPGDRERLVERAAELLRVAPPISPLQSYRLVDMQQATLALYDEVTGG; from the coding sequence ATGTCCAGCATGGTCGTGCCCGTCAAGCTGCTGACCGTGGTCCAGCTGATCCCTGCGCTGCATTCCGGCGGCGCGGAGCGTTCGGCGCTGGAAATCGCCCGCGGCCTGGTGCAGGCCGGCCACCGCTCGGTGGTGATCTCGGCCGGCGGGCGGCTGGTCGCGCAGTTGCAGGCCGAAGGCAGCGAGCACATCACGCTGGACCTGGGGCGCAAGTCGCTGGGCACGCTGGGCCGGCTCGGTGCGTTGCGGCGGGCGCTGCGTGAGCTGAAGCCCGACATCGTGCATGCCCGTTCGCGGCTGCCGGCCTGGATGGGCTGGTGGGCGCTGAAGGGAATGACGCCGCGGCCGCATTTCGTCACCACCGTGCACGGGCTCAACTCGCCTGGGCGCTACAGCGCGATCCTGCTGCGCGGCGAACGCGTGATCGCGGTCTCGCAGACCCTGCGCGACTACGTGCTGAGCCATTACCGCTGGCTGGAGCCGGGCAAGGTGCGGGTGATCCCGCGCGGCATCGATCCGCTGACGTTTACCTACGGACACCGGCCGGATGACGCCTGGCAGAAAGCCTTCTTCGCCGAGTTTCCAGCACTGGCCGGCGCGCCGCTGCTGACCCTGCCCGGGCGCGGCACGCGGCTGAAGGGCCACCATGATGCGGTCGAGCTGCTGGCCGACCTCAAGCGCCGCGGCATCGAGGCGCGGCTGCTGCTGCTGGGAGTGGTCGAGCCCGGCCGCGAGGCCTATGTGGCCGAACTGCGCGAGCTGATCCGCGTGCGGGGAGTGGCCTCACAGGTGGTGCTGACGCCGTCGCGCGACGACGTGCGCGACATCTACGCGATCTCGGCGCTGGTGCTGCAGCTGTCGAACCGGCCCGAGTCGTTCGGGCGCACGGTGATCGAGGCGCTGTCGTTGTGCCGTCCGGTGCTGGGCTACGCGCACGGCGGCGTGGGCGAGTTGCTGGCCGAACTGTACCCGGCCGGCCGCGTGCCGCCGGGCGACCGTGAGCGGCTGGTCGAGCGGGCCGCCGAATTGCTGCGGGTGGCGCCGCCGATCTCGCCGCTGCAAAGCTACCGCTTGGTCGACATGCAGCAGGCCACGCTGGCGCTTTATGACGAAGTGACCGGCGGCTAG
- a CDS encoding O-antigen ligase family protein: protein MHSFTTSFKAALRSPLLPFWLVVALLPFGRSSELGTLLCLLGVIMLFARNPQALREHPGAQLLLWLLAAYTGAALFSAVDAIRPGKSWGTVVALLRYAPLGLYACFAIRREEKLLALYVAVAWVLALWCADAWLQALTGWSLGGHAEAERVSGIFGADNLKLGPTLAVLSPFALWAARRRWGLPGLLLAFALILGPVLLAGSRAAWLSYALVALGFAWREARSPWRFAGFCAVAAVLLALAGGIAWKTSTRFHDRMERTLLVLHGTDQSLDTALSGRLDIWHASIKMFAAHPINGVGVRGFRYAYPQYAPANDHFVATGEACGVGEGACHAHQLVLEILTETGTLGLALWLAAVALAWRAWRRVGAAARARAFPVTLALGVMLFPLNTHLAFYSAWWGLLFAWLLGLWCASLFVTGIPAGKEEPGIRAGLLKEARSLEARDGA, encoded by the coding sequence ATGCATTCCTTCACCACCTCGTTCAAGGCCGCGCTGCGTTCCCCGCTGCTGCCATTCTGGCTGGTGGTCGCCTTGCTGCCGTTCGGGCGCAGTTCGGAGCTGGGCACGTTGCTGTGCCTGCTCGGCGTGATCATGCTGTTTGCGCGAAACCCGCAGGCGCTGCGCGAGCACCCCGGCGCGCAACTGCTGCTGTGGTTGCTGGCCGCCTACACGGGGGCGGCGCTGTTCTCCGCCGTCGATGCGATCCGGCCGGGCAAGAGCTGGGGCACCGTGGTTGCGCTGCTGCGCTACGCGCCGCTGGGCCTGTACGCCTGCTTCGCGATTCGCCGCGAGGAGAAGTTGCTGGCGCTCTACGTGGCGGTGGCCTGGGTGCTGGCGTTGTGGTGCGCCGATGCGTGGCTGCAGGCGCTGACCGGGTGGAGCCTGGGCGGGCACGCCGAGGCCGAGCGCGTTTCCGGCATCTTCGGCGCCGACAATCTCAAGCTGGGGCCGACGCTTGCGGTGCTGTCGCCGTTCGCGCTGTGGGCGGCGCGGCGGCGCTGGGGGTTGCCGGGCCTGCTGCTGGCGTTCGCCCTGATACTGGGGCCGGTGCTGCTGGCCGGTTCGCGTGCCGCCTGGTTGAGCTATGCGCTGGTGGCGCTGGGTTTCGCCTGGCGCGAGGCGCGCTCGCCATGGCGCTTTGCCGGTTTCTGCGCGGTTGCGGCGGTGCTGCTGGCGCTGGCCGGCGGCATCGCCTGGAAAACCTCGACGCGGTTCCATGACCGCATGGAGCGCACCTTGCTGGTGCTGCACGGCACCGACCAGTCGCTCGATACCGCGCTCAGCGGCCGGCTCGACATCTGGCACGCCAGCATCAAGATGTTCGCGGCGCACCCGATCAACGGCGTCGGTGTGCGCGGCTTCCGCTACGCGTATCCGCAGTACGCGCCGGCGAACGATCACTTCGTGGCCACCGGCGAGGCCTGCGGCGTGGGCGAAGGTGCCTGCCACGCGCATCAGCTGGTGCTGGAGATCCTCACCGAGACCGGCACGCTCGGCCTCGCGCTGTGGCTGGCCGCGGTCGCGCTGGCGTGGCGCGCATGGCGCCGGGTCGGCGCCGCGGCGCGAGCGCGGGCGTTCCCCGTCACGCTGGCGCTGGGGGTGATGCTGTTCCCGCTGAACACCCACCTGGCGTTCTACTCGGCCTGGTGGGGCCTGCTGTTCGCCTGGCTGCTCGGGCTGTGGTGCGCCAGTTTATTTGTAACCGGCATCCCTGCCGGCAAAGAAGAGCCCGGCATCCGTGCCGGACTCCTCAAAGAAGCACGCTCCTTGGAGGCGCGCGATGGGGCGTGA
- the glnE gene encoding bifunctional [glutamate--ammonia ligase]-adenylyl-L-tyrosine phosphorylase/[glutamate--ammonia-ligase] adenylyltransferase encodes MTHPESAALQALIDDRYAELAARCRAAGVPLHDDAGVAERIRRTLLASDFAFEVWCRQPQLLAPAGLERLRSGSDAGARLDALKLPADEAACMTALRRFRHAEALRLVFRDVNALDELPETLSATSVLYEALLERALGWSEHALAARYGHSRDHDGVRQRLLVIGFGKLGGSELNFSSDIDLVFAYPQGGHSDGARPLDNSEYFVRLGRQLVRLLNEPTMDGICARVDLRLRPFGNAGRLALSFAAMEQYYQSEGRDWERYAWIKARPVAGDLAAGKQLQELLRPFVYRRYLDYTAFAGLREMKALIDAEVARKDLADNLKLGAGGIREIEFIVQLTQLIRGGREPSLRVRGLLGALTACEARGHIGAARARMLREAYVLLRRVENRVQMLRDAQTHDVPADALSRERIARGLDYPDWDSLHAALARQRANVSEEFAAVLMPQGGRAARVPAADKLLWQRACDESLDAATLEASGFAPGDELADALLKLPQAAAVRAMSPRSRERLDHLMPQLFDAARATRAPVASLLRLCRLMQAVARRSSYLALLEEQPAARRRLVRLFADSAFLAERVIAQPLLLDDVLDPRIDQLPLKRADITAEIARVLGTLEEREAEAELERINEFKASTAFRLGLAFNDGRADAVATARRLAALAESVVGAVLALAARELVAQHGRLPGADMQPGSGFSVLGYGSLGGEELGFASDLDLVFVYDGRRAQALSDGARPIEGSRWYQRLAQRVMNWLTVLTRGGRLYEVDTRLRPDGSKGLLVGSLDAFVAYQQSRAWTWEHQALLRARPVAGDGALNAELARVRRAILAVPRERGTVLAEVGSMRQRWRAERDRSDERQFDLKQGHGGLLDIEFALQGLVLAHAAEQPGLLGVTANAGLIEACRVAGLLDDRQAATLAAAHAELLRRALACTLDLRPRIAPREAALEQLCGSVRGVTDALGFAFG; translated from the coding sequence ATGACCCATCCGGAATCCGCCGCGCTGCAGGCGCTGATCGACGACCGCTATGCCGAGCTGGCCGCTCGTTGCCGTGCCGCCGGCGTACCGCTGCACGACGACGCCGGCGTGGCCGAGCGCATCCGCCGCACCCTGCTGGCCAGCGACTTTGCCTTCGAGGTGTGGTGCCGCCAGCCGCAGCTGCTGGCGCCGGCCGGGCTGGAGCGGCTGCGCTCGGGCAGCGACGCCGGCGCGCGCCTCGACGCGTTGAAGCTGCCGGCGGACGAAGCCGCCTGCATGACCGCGCTGCGCCGCTTCCGCCATGCCGAGGCGCTGCGGCTGGTGTTCCGCGACGTCAACGCGCTGGACGAGCTGCCGGAAACGCTGTCCGCCACCAGCGTGCTGTACGAAGCGCTGCTCGAACGGGCGCTGGGCTGGTCCGAGCACGCGCTGGCCGCGCGCTACGGCCACAGCCGCGACCACGACGGTGTGCGGCAGCGGTTGCTGGTGATCGGTTTCGGCAAGCTCGGCGGCAGCGAGCTGAACTTCTCCTCCGACATCGACCTGGTATTTGCCTACCCGCAGGGCGGCCACAGCGACGGTGCGCGTCCGCTGGACAACAGCGAGTACTTCGTGCGGCTCGGCCGCCAGCTGGTGCGCCTGCTGAACGAGCCCACCATGGACGGCATCTGCGCGCGGGTCGACCTGCGCCTGCGCCCGTTCGGCAACGCCGGGCGGCTGGCGCTGTCGTTCGCCGCGATGGAGCAGTACTACCAGAGCGAGGGCCGCGACTGGGAGCGTTACGCCTGGATCAAGGCGCGCCCGGTGGCCGGCGACCTCGCCGCCGGCAAGCAGCTGCAGGAACTGCTGCGTCCGTTCGTGTACCGCAGGTACCTCGACTACACCGCATTCGCGGGGCTGCGCGAGATGAAGGCGCTGATCGACGCGGAGGTGGCGCGCAAGGACCTCGCCGACAACCTCAAGCTCGGCGCCGGCGGCATCCGCGAGATCGAGTTCATCGTGCAGCTGACCCAGCTGATCCGCGGCGGCCGCGAACCCAGCCTGCGCGTGCGCGGCCTGCTCGGCGCGCTGACCGCGTGCGAGGCGCGCGGCCACATCGGCGCGGCGCGCGCGCGCATGCTGCGCGAGGCGTACGTGCTGCTGCGCCGGGTCGAGAACCGCGTACAGATGCTGCGCGACGCGCAGACCCACGACGTCCCCGCCGACGCGCTCAGCCGCGAGCGCATCGCGCGCGGCCTCGACTACCCCGACTGGGACAGCCTGCACGCCGCGCTGGCCAGGCAGCGCGCCAATGTCAGCGAGGAATTCGCCGCCGTGCTGATGCCGCAGGGTGGCCGCGCCGCCCGCGTGCCGGCGGCCGACAAGCTGCTGTGGCAGCGCGCCTGCGACGAATCGCTGGATGCCGCCACGCTGGAGGCTTCCGGTTTCGCGCCCGGCGACGAACTGGCGGATGCGCTGCTGAAATTGCCGCAGGCCGCGGCGGTGCGCGCGATGTCGCCGCGCTCGCGCGAACGGCTCGACCACCTGATGCCGCAGCTGTTCGACGCCGCGCGCGCCACCCGCGCGCCGGTGGCCAGCCTGCTGCGGCTGTGCCGGCTGATGCAGGCGGTGGCGCGGCGCTCGTCCTACCTCGCGCTGCTGGAGGAGCAGCCGGCGGCGCGGCGGCGGCTGGTGCGGCTGTTCGCCGACAGCGCCTTCCTCGCCGAGCGCGTCATCGCGCAGCCGCTGCTGCTGGACGACGTGCTCGACCCGCGTATCGACCAGTTGCCGCTCAAGCGCGCCGACATCACGGCCGAGATCGCCCGCGTGCTGGGCACGCTGGAGGAGCGCGAGGCCGAGGCGGAGCTGGAGCGGATCAACGAGTTCAAGGCCTCCACCGCGTTCCGTCTCGGCCTGGCCTTCAACGACGGCCGCGCCGACGCGGTAGCCACCGCGCGCCGGCTGGCCGCGCTGGCCGAGTCGGTGGTGGGCGCGGTGCTGGCGCTGGCCGCGCGCGAGCTGGTCGCCCAGCACGGCCGCCTGCCGGGAGCCGACATGCAGCCGGGTTCCGGCTTCTCCGTGCTGGGCTACGGCAGTCTCGGCGGCGAGGAGCTCGGCTTTGCTTCCGACCTCGACCTGGTGTTCGTCTACGACGGTCGCCGCGCGCAGGCATTGAGCGACGGCGCGCGGCCGATCGAGGGCTCGCGCTGGTACCAGCGCCTGGCCCAGCGGGTGATGAACTGGCTCACCGTGCTGACCCGCGGCGGTCGCCTGTACGAAGTCGATACCCGCCTGCGCCCGGACGGCTCCAAGGGCCTGCTGGTCGGCAGCCTGGACGCCTTCGTGGCCTACCAACAGAGTCGCGCGTGGACCTGGGAACACCAGGCGCTGCTGCGCGCGCGTCCGGTGGCCGGCGATGGGGCGCTGAACGCCGAGCTGGCCAGGGTCCGCCGCGCGATCCTGGCGGTGCCGCGCGAGCGCGGCACCGTGCTGGCCGAGGTCGGCAGCATGCGCCAACGCTGGCGCGCCGAGCGCGACCGCTCCGACGAGCGCCAGTTCGACCTCAAGCAGGGCCACGGTGGCCTGCTCGACATCGAGTTCGCGCTGCAGGGGCTGGTGCTGGCGCACGCGGCCGAACAGCCGGGCCTGCTCGGCGTCACCGCGAATGCCGGACTGATCGAAGCCTGCCGCGTCGCCGGGCTGCTCGACGATCGGCAGGCGGCGACCCTCGCCGCGGCCCACGCCGAGCTGCTGCGTCGCGCGCTGGCCTGCACGCTCGACCTGCGCCCGCGCATCGCGCCGCGCGAGGCGGCGTTGGAGCAGCTGTGCGGCAGCGTGCGCGGGGTCACCGATGCGCTGGGTTTTGCGTTTGGCTGA
- a CDS encoding zinc-finger domain-containing protein gives MSSPLSAAVPLVPANAENRYEVTRADLPLSCPMPGMALWNSHPRVYLPIVDDGGETVCAYCGAHYVLRD, from the coding sequence ATGTCGTCCCCCCTTTCCGCGGCGGTGCCGCTGGTGCCGGCAAATGCCGAAAATCGTTACGAAGTGACGCGCGCCGACCTGCCGTTGTCCTGCCCGATGCCCGGCATGGCGCTGTGGAATTCCCATCCGCGGGTGTACCTGCCGATCGTCGACGACGGCGGCGAGACCGTCTGCGCCTACTGTGGCGCGCATTACGTGCTGCGCGACTGA
- a CDS encoding malonic semialdehyde reductase: MSELLSEASLDQLFRNARTFNAWLPKEVSDEQLQQVFDLAKFGPTSANCSPMRVVFVKSKAAKAKLEPFLSDGNRAKTMEAPVTAIVATDYAFYEQLPKLFPHADAKSWFVGNQPLIDSTAFRNATLQGAYLLLAARAVGLDCGPMSGFDNAGVDAAFFAGTTVKSNFLISIGYGDASRNLFPRSPRLTFDEACTIA, from the coding sequence ATGAGCGAGTTGCTTTCCGAGGCCAGTCTGGACCAGTTGTTCCGCAATGCCCGCACCTTCAACGCGTGGCTGCCGAAAGAAGTGAGCGACGAACAGCTGCAGCAGGTCTTCGATTTGGCCAAGTTCGGTCCGACCAGCGCGAACTGCTCGCCGATGCGGGTGGTCTTCGTGAAGTCGAAGGCGGCGAAGGCGAAGCTGGAGCCGTTCCTGTCCGATGGCAACCGCGCCAAGACCATGGAGGCGCCGGTCACCGCGATCGTGGCCACCGACTACGCGTTCTACGAGCAGTTGCCGAAGCTGTTCCCGCATGCCGACGCGAAAAGCTGGTTCGTCGGCAACCAGCCGCTGATCGACAGCACCGCGTTCCGCAACGCCACCTTGCAGGGTGCCTACCTGCTGTTGGCGGCGCGTGCGGTCGGGCTGGACTGCGGCCCGATGTCCGGCTTCGACAACGCCGGCGTGGATGCGGCGTTCTTCGCCGGCACCACGGTCAAGTCGAATTTCCTGATCAGCATCGGTTACGGCGACGCCAGCCGCAACCTGTTTCCGCGCAGTCCCCGCCTGACGTTCGACGAAGCCTGCACGATAGCCTGA